The Ananas comosus cultivar F153 linkage group 4, ASM154086v1, whole genome shotgun sequence region AGCTGCCTCAACTCGATCCATAATAAGCGCGGTTTCATTTTCGTAGCAGAAGATGATAAAAATTCCAATGTTCACCAAttcgaaaataagaaaatgctaTTTACACACCCAAAAGTTGGCTGTAAATTTCATACCCAACACATTCAGGAGTTTAGACAACCGTTTTGATTTATTAATACTTTAAAAATATGGGAGTGATGTGACAATTATATTAAGCAAAAAACAATTAAACATGCACACAATTATCTCAATTTTGTATTACAGATAACCATCAATAAGCCAGCAATCTCAAACTCAAGAAGCAGTCACATAAAACATGACTCAGATCCAAATTTCACATTCTGAACCCAAAACACGAATCAAGatgtaataaaaattaagtcTAGAAGAAAAGGGCAAGCTGCTAGATAACATCATTATTGCAGGAACTTGAAAACAGCGAAAAAAGCCGATTTGTTTGCGTATGAGAATGAACCAGTATAATTACAAAATTCTTCACATACATGTAGCAGCAAAATCATTCAAGAAGAAGAAtacggaaaaaaagaaaagaaaagaaaagaaaagaaaagaagatccTGTAGGGAATTTAGAAAGATCACCTTtgttttatcttattaaaaagTAGAGAACCATCATTTGTCAAGAAGAACAGGTTATCGCTCTCATTATTTGAAATTGAACATGTGGATGTTTATCCACCTTCCCCTGCGTACCCATccaaaaacatataaataactaaataaacaataaaacatAAGAAGAATCCCATACTACGTGGGTTCACTACCATCCCTATTCATTATCTTTTAGTATCAGAGACAAACACTGCAGTGATCTTACACTAAATCGTGATCTTACACTAAATCAAAATAGATAATAGTGTCCTTTGCCAAGATCAAAAGAAGCAACTTAAAGTATATAAGAACCCATTTCTGGGTAACTTCGTGGTGGACGTAATCGAGAATAATCTCCTTGAAGAACCCATATATCTGCCAATATACTGAGAGAACCAGTAAAGAAGTAAGCATGTTTGTCTTTGAGACAAGAATCAATGCCGGTATAAGAGCATATGTGATCCTTTGAGAAAGTTCCATTCTCTTTATCTTGAGGCTTTCTTGTGCCAATCCACTTTGCCTGATTTTGCTCATGCTTCCTTCCAATGGACTAAAAGCAATGACCTTTGATGAGTCGCCATTCTTTGGAGTCGAGAAATTTGGCTCTCCAATTCTAGCAGCTGCTTCACGGACATTCTTCAAAATCTGTTCGGTTTACATTTAGATGATAACAAATTGAGACTGACTAACATGAATTATATTCTACCAAATCAATGAGAAACCTGAGTATTGTCTGCCTGATGTACCGCAGCTCCACTCTGTGCTCTCGTACAGAAGAAACGTGGTAAACCTTGCGCCGCACTAAGCTGGGAATTTTGTTCATACCCTAGAATCTGCACGAGTGAGTAAGCATCAAAAACCTcaaaatcaagaaaagaaagGCCACTGAAAAAGACATAATCTACTAGCATCAACATCTACTGTGCCTTGATCCCAAAAATTTCAATGTGGAAATTGTTGACTCAAGGTGCTTGCCGGCGCTCCGTTACTTTATACTATTGGTTCCACGAACACGTGCACATACATATCTGAGGTGGTAAAGTTACACATTCCAACAACATCTTCTTTTCACAGTACTGCTCTAAGGAAAGCAAAATTTACCAACATAATTAGGGCATGCAAATAACTGAACAAAATTAGCTCAACTTCATCTCTGAGGAGTACATTATAGGATGTAAACGTGCTGTATACAAGAAATGTACCACAATACGTCTAAAAACTGAAAACTAAGTAACTCGGAAGCTTAGTGTTTTAGAGAATTTATCGAATTCGCATAGTATATGACTAAGGACTATAGTCCACCTCTTGGGCCAATTAAAGCTGACATGCCCAGACGCGTGAGAAGTGCTGATTTTGTCGAATATACAAGTTATTATCCATTGTTCTCCAGCTTAACAGATTGGAAAATGGTTATTTCAACACAGACATTTGAATGCCAGAAGCAACTCATAACCATCTACTAATAACGTACAACAAAACCAGATGTTTTAGTCATAGATGAGAACAATAGCATGCAAGAGATAACGGAAATAAAATGATATCCCAAATCAAGAGATACAACGAAAGACACAAAAATCATTAAATAATGAAAGTTTCCCAGGTTTTTACAAAGATCAACTTTTTGCAATGA contains the following coding sequences:
- the LOC109709686 gene encoding succinate dehydrogenase subunit 4, mitochondrial-like, whose amino-acid sequence is MAGRLFSRSKTLTLTLNLARPDPSPASSRSFRALFSLPIDPAAAAAAGSSPSRSFLSSTPPPLDYSRRSPLSLGKILGYEQNSQLSAAQGLPRFFCTRAQSGAAVHQADNTQILKNVREAAARIGEPNFSTPKNGDSSKVIAFSPLEGSMSKIRQSGLAQESLKIKRMELSQRITYALIPALILVSKTNMLTSLLVLSVYWQIYGFFKEIILDYVHHEVTQKWVLIYFKLLLLILAKDTIIYFDLV